The Mya arenaria isolate MELC-2E11 chromosome 15, ASM2691426v1 genomic sequence agaaatAACCATTTGtgtacaattggctgctgaccTTTACTTAAAGCAGATAAAAGGGGGTCATATTATAAAATCACAACGAACGGAAATAGCTATAACGTAATAGTAAAGTCAATTCTATGTACTCTGTTATCTGTAAAACTGACGCGAAGATTTACCAGTATCATGTTTTTGCTGCCAACAGCACTATAGCGTGATTACGTTTCAATAGATGTCCTTGCATTGGTATCAAGGCTAGTTATTTTATAAGTGATTAATACCAGTTTCGATTGAATGTACAAACGTCTGCGCGTAGTtatacacttttttaaataaatttcaaatccATTGAAATATCTTTTGCTAGCCGTTTGACTTCCAACTTCAAAGAAACTGTGTGGCACTGAGTGGCACTGTGTGGTAGCACTGTGTAGCGGTATGACTTCAGCTTTACTTTGTTTTTTTAGTACTAAATAAGCATGTCATTGGACAAGacaatgtgtacagttttgcaaacaaatttgGTGTCCTTGGTTAAACTTTGTCAAGATTGTTTGAAATACGTTCTCATCATAAAAGCTAGCTACAGCAATCAGCAGCAACATATTTTCAACTGATAATAAGAAACAACATTGCACCAGGCGTACATTccttacaaaatattttaccagtgATACATTTGAGAAATATGTTGGTGTCATTGGGGGATGTAGGATTATTCTATAATATCACTTGCCTTTAATTCATTTCGTTGACATTAATTGTGAGTATCAGTCCTCCCGGGAAACGATTGTGTATTAGTTGTGAGGCTGCAGTTCATGTTGTTTATACATCAATACTGATATTTGTCAGTAATCAATCAATGCGATTTTAATGCTCTGTTTTGTAGACATAAATTACATATACTCAAAACCAAGCTGAATATTATATCAGGTAGCGTGGCCGAGCGAATCTTTGGTTTAATGCAACATATTCGCAGCGGTTCGAATCCCACCGATGCCACCAAAATCAACGGATATCCTTATCGTTATCGTTACTCGTCAAGTGTAAGGAGAACGGATTGAAAGAAAACGAGGACGCAGATGAAATCATTGATGACCATGTAACGACCAGTTCAACATAACTAGTATATGTTCTTATTGACAGAGGTTTTGTCcaaatgttcataattataattCTTTGTGAAAAGGGGCATACTAACATGagatatattgtttgttataccTATTCATGGACACCATCAATGTGTCTTATATTCTCTCCTTAAGCTGAAAATTTAGTCAAATGAATGTACTCAATTGTAGACATATCAAAGGGACTAAATCTTGATTTGTAAACTGCACGTACGGATGGCAAATCATTTGGAGTGTTAAGACTAAGATACTGACGACTGGAACCCCTTTATGATGGAAGCGTtgtcagatgcattaccgggaaaacacCTTTTCGATCACAGAACACGAGCGTTGAACTTTAAAGGTAgtaatttgtttaaagttattttttttaaaaaacacgtTAAACAGCATAACGTTAAACAAGCGTATGTAGGTAATTACTGTTATAAGCTGAAGAAAGAAATGTACAAGTATCAAGAACCTTGGTTGTCCAGAACTCTGAACAACTAGAGAACCTCGAGCACTTTCATTCATTAAAAACCTTTGATATTGATGGCAACTGTCAAACGTTAAACATGGATAAATTAACACTTGTGTTTAATGTCATATTGAAAAGCTATGCAAACTATTTCCAATTGTACAACCAGTACCATCATATTGCGTTAAAAGATGTCATAATTCACTAAAATGTGTCATATtgcaaaatatcaattaatattataatgtacTATTCAGTTGAATACTTATATGTATGGGAAATTTATCAGTATTGTCAGTGTCTCCGCCAAGAATTtccaaaatttcattttatactaacttttttttatttatttgataccCTCATAAATCTATTTTACTGTGTGCTTTGTCATGCTTTTGCGATTGAATATCGCCAACATATAAAAGGTTCTTGTTATTATTGGTAAAAACGATAATttaacagtaaaacataaaGTGAAGGTATTGcttaagaaaaaaattcttatcCTTAATAGGGTTTAAACTTGGATGTTCTACTACTTGGGATGTCCCTGTAGtgttcctttttattttaagaaactgcatttttttttcctgtagaataattttgttttggaataatgaccattttgaaagttaataaTGAACATTCTTATATTGGTTGGATAATATTCTTTAAGAAGTGCGCttctaaataaagaaaacacgtACAACGTGTTCAATCTCTTTTGAATACGTTAAGCTTTAAATGGATTGATATTGAAATTGAGAATGGCTTAAATATTGTGAACTTCAGACACTTGATAAGAAGTTGGCGACTACCATGCACAATAACAGTATGTTCGTCAGTATCGTCATATCGCATTTCTTCAAACATAGGCTAGTAGGGTAGGTCAGTTTTTATACCATTTACCCCCTAAATTCTTTCATTTTACTTAGCTTCCTGCTTCCTGTATTTAAGCCCAAAAGACTACATGAAAGCATTAttcaaaaccataaaaaaatatttgttttcattttaaaaccaaataatgGTCATGAGCATGACTAtggtatgtatttattttatcgtTTCCGCGGAATTTGGGTTATGGTACTAAACTGCTCATATTTCTATTACTGTTCATTAAAATTacttacaattataataatttcgGATACTGTCAGTGGTGGCTTTAACCTTTAATGTATTAACGAAAAACATACATTCATTTATGGCACGAACCTTTATTTGAttacatgttataattattccgaatatatttattactttatcATCCCTTTAACCTATCATTAAGTGCTATAATCAAACAACACAACtagaataaaacatacacaatcacaaacaataacacGCACAACCATAACATATACTGTACTGCAATAGCTAATCAAAGAAGTGGTAGGAATGTGCATTCCTGTTGGTTGAAAAGTGAATTAAACAATACCtttcagttaaatatatttctaattatTCAGTCCAAGCAGTTCTTAAATCCCCTTCTTTGACAAAAAACATCATGttgaatatcattaaaaaagttgtaCCTGTTCTGCACCATCTTTAAAATATCGTTTAACCAACCaaacaatatacaatttttatgtACAGTTTAAAAGAATACAGGTTATGTCAGTGCTTTTCAATTCTAATTAGATAAGTTTTAGAACAAAATGTGGAACATAATATAAAGACGTGCAGACGCATGTATATCTTTGTTAAAACTTCTTTAAAAGGTAGAAATAGTCAAATCTAAAcagaaatgatatatattgtaaatatgtattcaatcaaagtttatgcaaaaagctacagaaacaagcccagtagcaaaaagttaacacataaacactttaaatatcatattctgattatataaacaacagcAAACTTTATGTAGTAATaagtaagtaaaacaaaacaatgagtTCTAAACAAGAATTAAATCAACACCTATCttacatcaaatatttaatttccgactatattttttttaaacgcaATCCAATATGATTAAATTCTGATTAAATGATAACAGCAAACTAAGTATtgataagtaaatataataaataatagattataaacatgcattaaatcaaagaactgataaaatcaaacaattgaattccgattatataaatgaaagcTAATTTTAAGTAGCAATacttatgttaaataaaatcaaaagtcATTCAAGTTTATATATTCATGCAAATGACGGCTGATATGGTacatcatgtatgtataataagCGCATTGGTAACACTGAGAATTGGTTTTATAACGAATTCAATTTTGCAACAATGCTTTTAAATGGTCATATAATTGAAAGTATACTCGTGATACAAAGTGCAATATATCAGAAAAATatgctttattaaaattgttggATTAACTTGGATTGTACATTTGTGTTAACAATCACTCTTTACCTAAGgaatttgaaaactattttattgataaacatagTACATACGCTTCACAGAGCTAACAGTTACGtaataaataagcaaatatcTTTGTGATATCTTGAATGGCATTTAAAACTTCCATTGCAAGGGTCATTATCAAAAAGCCACTGAACATTAATGcagattgattttgaaaaataccatTATCATCCTAGCCCATATTCACATTTACTGATTAATTATTACCTTTGTATAGCCTCATCGTTAAACTTGATCAATTTAAAAGAATCTTCCATCAACAATTGGAAATACATCCCAAAAATTgcaaaaacttaacaaaatagGCCAAAACAAACACTAATCAAGAAACACAACTCTACCAGAATGTAACAATACATTGTTATGTAACAACAACTTGCACTATTGGTAAATAGTTGGCTTTGAACACTTTGCAAGGGTTAcacattatgttttgttataaatgcgTTTGCGTGTTTAAAACTTAAGCACATGTTCACAATAAATAGTTAAACAGCTAACAAAAGGATTTCCCTGACCTTTGGATAATTCAAACGTTCCACATGCCCTATCGTACAGACTGTATATaacgaaatatattttttaacatgagATAGGAAGTCATTTACAGCATTTTCTTTTGCAGTCTTATCATTTCTTTCGAATTAGTATAACGATACTATTCAGTTGATTGaacatttgttattaaataaattataaaaacaagaacatatcaTTAGCGTTACTTACCAATTTCTTCATCATGATGCGAAGAAAGCTCAAAATTCCctcaaaaataagtaaaaaatgaaatgcgATCAAGTGGTAACAATTCAAAAGATGATCGTCTTCATTATAATCATTACAATTTCTTATGAATGTTGATCAAGTCTGAACTTGAGTCCGCCCTTCAATATCTTATTGAACAACACAATCACGTTTGTGGTGTATAACTTCATGTACAACAGGTGGTCTATTTTTGAGCTCTTCTATTTGCCTCCCCTGCTCTCTGATCATATTCTCGAGATCAATGTTACGGTCTGTCAAAAACTTTCTCATTTCCGCTTCATGAGCTGCATTTTCTTCTTCTCGTTGTTCGTTCAGCTTTTCTTGTTGTTGTCTGAATGTCGCCTCTTGTGCGCATAAGGCGTTTGCAGCATCCTCTTTCATCTTATTAGACATCGCTTGAAATCTGTCTTCCTGTTTTTGTTTCTCCTCTGGAAGTGAAGAGATAAACATCATTGCTATGTCTACCAGTCCCTATATTATATGGTTGTGCAGCATTATTTACTCCAGTTATCCACCATACAGGGACTAATATCACCCAACCGTTGTATTGTTATTCGGAATAGAACGGTTAAGTATCCATACGTACAGGCATTCATATCGATAGTTTCTCTATTATATGTGTCGCTCGTTTAGAATGCCTTTTTAAACGTTCATGGAAGTTATTTTCGAGGtaattatgaacaaaataatcataaataaacattaaatggtTTTGTCCAAAAGgaatgatatttcttttattgaaaacaGCTTAAACGatagttttatgtattttatgctGCATGATTTCGCTATAATGCTCTCTTAATCTCATGAAATATTTGTCGGACGTTTTAAGCTCAATGTCTGCATAAACTGATCCCAAGCCGTTATATGTTACACGAAAAGGGCAAAGAAGAGAGtcttagaaaaaacaacagcatttgTTCTAGTTGCTTCTCCTTCTAAAGAGTGTTTACTATTAATATCAGTTTTGtttctattatatttaaatttactaCACATCATTTTCTATCGTTAATCATTATTTCAAACGCTAATGATTTATGTACTACTTTCTCAATTGAATACTGGTGAACCCATAAAAGCAAATAGCTTTAAGAAAGACCAAGTAGTAACCTCACAAAATTAAGAAAAGGCTATGATAACACACATCATATATTACCTTTCTGTTTGTATGATACAGTGTTCATATATAGAACGTTAAAGTCAAGAAGATTTAAAATCGTTATCATTTCTCAAGCAATCAATAACATTATCTCGTGAAAATCTATTCcaatatatcatgtttataataGTATAACacataaagttttattataatgtgtgatatatatgtttatttagatatgtttaaatttaatgtattatttttgtcCTTACATAATTAAAGCAACATTGCAAGACATAAAATGAGCATTTACTTTTTCTTTCCTCTTCACTCAAAGATTCGTCTTTGCCCATGATAAACACTTCTTTTGATTGGATACTCTCCAAGAACTCACTCCAGGCGACCATGTACTTCAACACATTAAATTATATCTGGTATACACATGTACATCctattatttcaaaaaatatatgaagtaAGTTGTACGACTTGTTGTAATAGATTTTTAGTGACTACCAGAAACAAAGTCGAAACCCGGGAattagttatatttaaaattacttcaataaaatgcaacaaaataaaaacgacCATTCCAACAGCCATACATTTTACCTCATGTTCATCGTATCCAGCAAATGTACGTTTGAATTCTATTTCCACAAGCTGCAAACTCTGTCTAAACTTCGAATAACCACCCGCTACTTCAAACTCTTTTTTGTCTAACTGTGTTTTAAAATCTACCACCCAATTTGATGTTTCGAGTGCTGCCTTGCATTTTTCACGTATTAAACGCAAGTTTTTGTCTTTCATCGACGCCCAGAAAATATCCATATTCATCTGCAACATAGATAGTTTACACCTACTAACTGCCTTAAGTTGAATCAGCATAAACTATGAACCGATACTAGATAGAGACATTGCGttatttataaactttaaatgacCATAACCGGTGTATGGCGAACCAGTAAAAATAACGAGAAACAATTGTAATTTCGAAAAAGATCTCAAACCTGAACTTCCTTTTCCACAATGTTACCGTCATCAAACACGGCGTTTTTCCTAAAGTGCGCCAATGACGCAAGTTCCGCCTCTCGATACTGCGCCTCAAGCTGCTTAATTGGAGCAGGAACATTGTATTTCGACATTAAAACTTCAAACATGTCAAGTGTTCCCCTTTTCACTTTCTCATTTTCGGATTTCGCCACAACCGCAAATGCATCCGCAACATCTGGTACTCCACCCCTGCTGATAGCTTCAACATATGTTCTTGTTAATTCCGCAAACACTACAAAGAATAAATTGAATTACTGCCATAACTTTATTAATGGGTTTCTcgataaaaatattcaaaagatTAAGTACAGCTGaggttttcaataaaatggaAACTTACTAGAACCATTGACAGGTTTGCTGACAACGAGCTGTTTTGGAGGTTGTGCGTAGATATATGACACGAAATATGTTGTTTGCTCCTGGAACCTTCTCGGTAAATCTTTGAATTTCAACATCTCAAGTTTTTCAATGGTTTCCAGGTCCCCAGGAGGAggcaacaaaaaacatttgcgTCTTGAATTCGGGAAGTAATTTCGAATAGACGCTCTTGCGCGATTGTTTATCTCATTCTTGGACTTTTCCTTGTAGTCAACATCTTGAAGGGATTCTTCTAAATATTCGTCCGCCGTAATGTTTTTGCCGCCTTTGATCAGTTTCAAAGCAAAGTCTCTAACGACTAAGACGAAACCTGGCATAATGCATTGAAGAGCTGCCATTTCATCCACAACCCTCGTTCCAAGTGATATATTTTTCGATAGTTCTGTCACAAAACTgaagaatacatgtacattatgaATTAATAATTCCTTAAAATtgattgaattaaatatgtaaactatTGAATATACTTCCGGGTATCAATTGCAGGCCAAGTCTAAGAAAGGGTTTGATAAACGATATTACGTGAGCTTATTTACAGCATCCTGGTCAAAA encodes the following:
- the LOC128219508 gene encoding guanylate-binding protein 2-like, with amino-acid sequence MSHWKKERTLSVVKNPNQMGFALGDTIESKTKGVWVWCRVHPEQKNTVLILLDTEGLGDVAKGDPTHDNKLFTLATLLSSTLVYNMKGVFDQDAVNKLTFVTELSKNISLGTRVVDEMAALQCIMPGFVLVVRDFALKLIKGGKNITADEYLEESLQDVDYKEKSKNEINNRARASIRNYFPNSRRKCFLLPPPGDLETIEKLEMLKFKDLPRRFQEQTTYFVSYIYAQPPKQLVVSKPVNGSMFAELTRTYVEAISRGGVPDVADAFAVVAKSENEKVKRGTLDMFEVLMSKYNVPAPIKQLEAQYREAELASLAHFRKNAVFDDGNIVEKEVQMNMDIFWASMKDKNLRLIREKCKAALETSNWVVDFKTQLDKKEFEVAGGYSKFRQSLQLVEIEFKRTFAGYDEHEYMVAWSEFLESIQSKEVFIMGKDESLSEEERKKEKQKQEDRFQAMSNKMKEDAANALCAQEATFRQQQEKLNEQREEENAAHEAEMRKFLTDRNIDLENMIREQGRQIEELKNRPPVVHEVIHHKRDCVVQ